The following are encoded together in the Nocardioides sp. Arc9.136 genome:
- a CDS encoding YegS/Rv2252/BmrU family lipid kinase, with protein sequence MLDRPRVAPLSWAVLCFVLLGLLGLGVAQGWGPLATFDDRGDPAQQWAVDAGWLSGPLRWIEVAFATTGMTVLTLVLAAAMFLKKHARAAAYVLAVMVATSLATTGLKLWIGRERPEWQLSEALLSTKSFPSGHASSIAAFGGVLVVLVAMLVRRSSVRRAAYVAVGLVVLLVCLDRVLLGRHFPSDAVGGVLLGSGMVLLGLAVLSPLPRSIADKAEPLPEVFSSAHRLAVIVNPIKVEDLDAFRATVTSMAVEAGWSEPRWHYTTVEDPGGGMAEQASVDGTDLILVCGGDGTVREVCAELAGTGIPVGIIPAGTGNLLARNLGIPLYLRSAIDIGLNGQDRAIDLVEVEGDGIEPAHFMVMAGMGFDAAIMEGVNEDLKKRVGWVAYVVSGMKSLMFPAVKVEVSVDGGEFTKHRARTVVVGNVGFLQAGMPLLPDAAIDDGTLDVVILHPRNFLAWVPLAWRVMLKRPHTDELVDRKTGASVVVRAERETPRQLDGDSIGPGRELRMQCVHGRLLVRVPR encoded by the coding sequence GTGCTGGACCGTCCCCGCGTCGCCCCGCTGAGCTGGGCCGTCCTCTGCTTCGTCCTCCTCGGGCTGCTCGGCCTGGGTGTGGCGCAGGGCTGGGGCCCGCTCGCCACCTTCGACGACCGAGGCGACCCGGCCCAGCAGTGGGCGGTCGACGCCGGCTGGCTCTCCGGCCCGCTGCGCTGGATCGAGGTGGCGTTCGCGACGACCGGCATGACCGTGCTGACGCTCGTGCTGGCGGCGGCGATGTTCCTCAAGAAGCACGCCCGCGCCGCGGCGTACGTGCTGGCCGTGATGGTGGCGACCTCGCTCGCGACCACCGGACTGAAGCTGTGGATCGGCCGCGAGCGACCGGAGTGGCAGCTGAGCGAGGCGCTGCTGAGCACCAAGTCCTTCCCCTCCGGGCACGCCTCCTCGATCGCGGCGTTCGGCGGCGTGCTCGTGGTCCTCGTGGCGATGCTGGTGCGGCGCTCGAGCGTGCGGCGGGCGGCGTACGTCGCCGTCGGGCTCGTCGTGCTGCTCGTGTGCCTCGACCGGGTGCTCCTGGGGCGGCACTTCCCCTCCGACGCGGTCGGCGGCGTGCTGCTCGGCTCGGGCATGGTCCTGCTCGGGCTGGCGGTGCTCAGCCCGCTGCCGCGCAGCATCGCGGACAAGGCGGAGCCGCTGCCGGAGGTGTTCAGCTCGGCGCACCGGCTCGCGGTGATCGTGAACCCGATCAAGGTCGAGGACCTCGACGCGTTCCGGGCGACCGTGACCTCGATGGCGGTGGAGGCCGGCTGGTCCGAGCCGCGCTGGCACTACACGACCGTCGAGGACCCGGGCGGCGGCATGGCCGAGCAGGCGTCGGTCGACGGCACCGACCTGATCCTCGTCTGCGGCGGCGACGGCACCGTCCGAGAGGTCTGCGCCGAGCTGGCCGGCACCGGGATCCCGGTCGGGATCATCCCGGCCGGCACCGGCAACCTGCTGGCCCGCAACCTCGGCATCCCGCTCTACCTGCGCTCGGCGATCGACATCGGGCTCAACGGCCAGGACCGCGCCATCGACCTCGTCGAGGTCGAGGGCGACGGCATCGAGCCGGCCCACTTCATGGTGATGGCGGGCATGGGCTTCGACGCCGCGATCATGGAGGGCGTCAACGAGGACCTCAAGAAGCGGGTCGGCTGGGTCGCCTACGTCGTCTCCGGCATGAAGTCGCTGATGTTCCCCGCGGTGAAGGTGGAGGTCTCCGTCGACGGCGGGGAGTTCACCAAGCACCGCGCGCGCACCGTCGTCGTCGGGAACGTCGGCTTCCTCCAGGCCGGCATGCCGCTGCTGCCGGACGCGGCGATCGACGACGGCACCCTGGACGTCGTCATCCTGCACCCGCGCAACTTCCTGGCCTGGGTGCCGCTGGCGTGGCGGGTCATGCTCAAGCGGCCGCACACCGACGAGCTCGTCGACCGCAAGACCGGCGCCTCGGTCGTCGTCCGCGCGGAGCGGGAGACCCCCCGACAGCTCGACGGCGACTCGATCGGCCCGGGCCGCGAGCTGCGGATGCAGTGCGTCCACGGGCGGCTGCTGGTGCGCGTCCCCCGCTAG
- the serS gene encoding serine--tRNA ligase — protein MIDPRILRDDPDRVRAAQAKRGLSDEVVDRALSADGARRTAISAFESLRAEQKQLGKQIPKASPEERAELLARTKALAAEVKEAETAQAAAEEEWQAALMSMPNLASPEAPEGGEDDFVVLEEVGTPRDFAAEGFEPRDHIELGRMLGAIDLERGAKVSGSRFYFLTGVGAQLELALVNLAMEQAREAGFTQVIAPSLVRPRAMDGTGFLGQAADDVYRIEGEDLYLVGTSEVPMAAYHSDEILDGGSLPLRYAAFSPCFRKEAGSHGKDTKGIIRVHWFDKVEMFVYTTLEEAPVEHERLLAWEREFLDKLELAYRVIDVATGDLGLSATRKFDCEAWIPTQGKYRELTSTSNCTEFQSRRLDIRVRDDAGVRPAATLNGTLTAVTRAIVAILETHQQADGSVRVPKALQPFMGGLEVLRPVAP, from the coding sequence ATGATCGACCCCCGCATCCTGCGAGACGACCCCGACCGCGTGCGCGCCGCCCAGGCCAAGCGCGGTCTGTCCGACGAGGTGGTCGACCGCGCGCTGTCCGCCGACGGCGCCCGCCGGACGGCGATCAGCGCCTTCGAGTCGCTGCGCGCGGAGCAGAAGCAGCTCGGCAAGCAGATCCCGAAGGCCTCGCCCGAGGAGCGGGCCGAGCTGCTGGCCCGCACCAAGGCGCTGGCCGCCGAGGTGAAGGAGGCCGAGACGGCGCAGGCGGCGGCCGAGGAGGAGTGGCAGGCGGCGCTGATGTCGATGCCGAACCTCGCGTCCCCCGAGGCCCCCGAGGGCGGCGAGGACGACTTCGTCGTGCTCGAGGAGGTCGGCACCCCGCGCGACTTCGCCGCGGAGGGCTTCGAGCCCCGCGACCACATCGAGCTCGGCCGGATGCTCGGCGCCATCGACCTCGAGCGGGGGGCCAAGGTCTCCGGCTCGCGCTTCTACTTCCTCACCGGCGTCGGCGCGCAGCTGGAGCTCGCGCTCGTCAACCTGGCGATGGAGCAGGCCCGCGAGGCCGGCTTCACCCAGGTCATCGCGCCCTCCCTGGTGCGTCCGCGGGCCATGGACGGCACCGGCTTCCTCGGCCAGGCGGCCGACGACGTCTACCGGATCGAGGGGGAGGACCTCTACCTCGTCGGGACCTCGGAGGTCCCGATGGCGGCGTACCACTCCGACGAGATCCTCGACGGCGGCTCGCTGCCGCTGCGGTACGCCGCGTTCAGCCCCTGCTTCCGCAAGGAGGCCGGGTCGCACGGCAAGGACACCAAGGGGATCATCCGGGTCCACTGGTTCGACAAGGTGGAGATGTTCGTCTACACCACCCTCGAGGAGGCCCCGGTCGAGCACGAGCGGCTGCTGGCCTGGGAGCGGGAGTTCCTCGACAAGCTCGAGCTGGCCTACCGCGTGATCGACGTCGCGACCGGCGACCTGGGCCTGTCGGCCACCCGCAAGTTCGACTGCGAGGCGTGGATCCCGACCCAGGGCAAGTACCGCGAGCTCACCTCGACCTCCAACTGCACCGAGTTCCAGTCCCGCCGCCTCGACATCCGCGTGCGCGACGACGCGGGGGTGCGCCCGGCCGCGACGCTCAACGGCACCCTCACCGCGGTGACCCGCGCGATCGTCGCGATCCTCGAGACCCACCAGCAGGCCGACGGCTCGGTCCGCGTACCGAAGGCGCTGCAGCCGTTCATGGGCGGCCTCGAGGTCCTCCGGCCGGTGGCCCCGTGA
- a CDS encoding bacterial proteasome activator family protein: MSGPAEEQEQHVVVIGPDGQPMGSVPVSALQQQQDGAAGEDGGEGEQQRSVTDLVEQPAKVMRIGGMIRQLLEEVKAAPLDEASRNRLKEIHAASIKELEAGLAPELVEELSRLALPFTEDVTPSEGELRIAQAQLVGWLEGLFHGIQTAIYAQQIAARTQLEQIRRALPPGAVPGAQGGMPTMGQQPRQDPGPTPGESGGMYL, translated from the coding sequence ATGAGCGGTCCCGCGGAGGAGCAGGAGCAGCACGTCGTCGTCATCGGCCCGGACGGGCAGCCGATGGGGTCGGTCCCCGTCTCGGCGCTGCAGCAGCAGCAGGACGGCGCCGCCGGTGAGGACGGCGGCGAGGGCGAGCAGCAGCGCTCGGTGACCGACCTGGTCGAGCAGCCCGCGAAGGTGATGCGGATCGGCGGCATGATCCGCCAGCTGCTCGAGGAGGTGAAGGCCGCCCCGCTGGACGAGGCGAGCCGCAACCGGCTCAAGGAGATCCACGCCGCCTCGATCAAGGAGCTCGAGGCCGGCCTCGCGCCCGAGCTCGTCGAGGAGCTCAGCCGGCTGGCGCTGCCCTTCACCGAGGACGTCACGCCCTCCGAGGGCGAGCTCCGCATCGCCCAGGCCCAGCTGGTCGGCTGGCTCGAGGGGCTCTTCCACGGCATCCAGACCGCGATCTACGCCCAGCAGATCGCCGCCCGCACCCAGCTCGAGCAGATCCGGCGGGCCCTGCCCCCCGGCGCCGTCCCCGGCGCCCAGGGCGGGATGCCGACCATGGGTCAGCAGCCGCGGCAGGACCCCGGTCCGACCCCCGGTGAGTCCGGGGGCATGTACCTCTGA
- a CDS encoding HAD hydrolase family protein, with protein sequence MSADGSSRPDRTPRLVATDLDGTLVRSDGTVSDYTADVLVRVEALGVPVVFVTGRPLRWAEEVFEHVGEHGLAIISNGALVWDVARSRIHLERPIPPALALEVCRDLRAAVPGTAYAVEDLDGIGLEPDFMERYEMPAGSRRAPVEDLLARPPLKLLVRHEELAPQEFWDRAEEVNDGRLTFTWSSATTLLEVSGPGVTKASTLELLCRDLGIDAADVIAFGDMPNDLPMLGWAGTAYAMADAHPTVTAAAAHVAPGHDEDGVARVLAGVFGL encoded by the coding sequence GTGAGCGCCGACGGCTCCTCCCGCCCGGACCGCACGCCCCGGCTGGTCGCCACCGACCTCGACGGCACCCTCGTGCGCTCCGACGGCACCGTGTCGGACTACACCGCCGACGTCCTGGTCCGGGTCGAGGCGCTCGGGGTGCCGGTGGTCTTCGTGACCGGGCGGCCGCTGCGCTGGGCCGAGGAGGTCTTCGAGCACGTGGGCGAGCACGGCCTGGCGATCATCTCCAACGGGGCGCTCGTGTGGGACGTCGCCCGCAGCCGCATCCACCTGGAGCGCCCGATCCCGCCGGCGCTGGCGCTCGAGGTGTGCCGCGACCTGCGCGCCGCGGTGCCGGGCACGGCGTACGCCGTGGAGGACCTGGACGGCATCGGCCTGGAGCCGGACTTCATGGAGCGCTACGAGATGCCGGCCGGCTCCCGGCGCGCCCCGGTCGAGGACCTCCTGGCCCGGCCGCCGCTGAAGCTGCTGGTCCGTCACGAGGAGCTCGCCCCGCAGGAGTTCTGGGACCGCGCCGAGGAGGTGAACGACGGCCGGCTCACCTTCACCTGGTCCTCGGCGACCACGCTGCTCGAGGTCAGCGGACCGGGCGTCACCAAGGCCTCCACGCTCGAGCTGCTCTGCCGCGACCTCGGCATCGACGCCGCGGACGTCATCGCCTTCGGGGACATGCCCAACGACCTCCCGATGCTCGGCTGGGCCGGTACGGCGTACGCCATGGCCGACGCGCACCCGACGGTCACCGCCGCGGCGGCCCACGTCGCGCCCGGCCACGACGAGGACGGCGTCGCACGGGTCCTGGCTGGTGTCTTCGGGCTCTGA
- a CDS encoding class I adenylate-forming enzyme family protein: MTELTDLQRSPLGRATLGDQLRRHGRTLRDKPAVVAHDADGVRTVTTYAELDALSNRFAHALLGLGVGRGDRVAVMARNRVETLVAYYGTLKVGAAYSGVSPLFGQREVAQQLLHLEPAAVVVAEEFVQVVDAALEDGPRPQRVVLGTAAGWRSFDALCADASDAEPDCEVDEHDLAQVVYTSGTEAAPKGVMIPHRNYLVSTTPAYTWGLRCLPDDVWLYVMPFHTIAGIGSATSLITLGATLVLPATVEAGTSLRLIRDEGITVIAQTPTFFISLANHADFAPASVGSVERCLTYGGQVSPHAIDAWAAAAPGAIWGTYWGQSELTQLGSVGWFKRLEDIPDQDPTWIGKPVGHLEVRVVDPLGNDADSGEMWCRTPSVMAGYFRDPERTAQVLADGWVHTGDIVRRDAEGNLFFLDRSKDMIKSGGLNVSSQEVERALQAHPEVERAAVVGLPDAYWSEVVTAFVVLRAGSTTTGEDLQRHCRGEMASYKVPKAVHVMSELPTDPQGKLLKRELRRTHARGAQ, from the coding sequence ATGACTGAGCTGACCGACCTCCAGCGCTCCCCCCTCGGACGCGCCACGCTGGGCGACCAGCTGCGCCGGCACGGCCGGACCCTGCGCGACAAGCCGGCGGTCGTGGCGCACGACGCCGACGGCGTCCGCACGGTCACCACGTACGCCGAGCTCGACGCCCTGTCGAACCGCTTCGCGCACGCGTTGCTCGGGCTCGGTGTCGGCCGGGGTGACCGGGTCGCGGTGATGGCGCGCAACCGGGTCGAGACGCTGGTGGCCTACTACGGGACGCTCAAGGTCGGCGCCGCCTACTCCGGCGTCAGCCCGCTCTTCGGGCAGCGCGAGGTCGCCCAGCAGCTCCTCCACCTGGAGCCGGCCGCGGTCGTGGTGGCGGAGGAGTTCGTGCAGGTCGTCGACGCCGCGCTCGAGGACGGTCCGCGGCCCCAGCGGGTCGTTCTCGGCACGGCGGCGGGTTGGCGCTCCTTCGACGCACTGTGCGCGGACGCCTCGGACGCCGAGCCGGACTGCGAGGTCGACGAGCACGACCTGGCCCAGGTCGTCTACACCAGCGGGACGGAGGCCGCGCCGAAGGGCGTGATGATCCCCCACCGCAACTACCTCGTCTCGACCACGCCCGCCTACACCTGGGGCCTGCGCTGCCTGCCCGACGACGTGTGGCTCTACGTGATGCCCTTCCACACCATCGCCGGCATCGGTTCGGCCACCTCCCTGATCACCCTGGGCGCCACGCTGGTCCTGCCCGCCACCGTCGAGGCCGGCACGTCACTGCGGCTGATCCGGGACGAGGGCATCACGGTCATCGCCCAGACGCCGACCTTCTTCATCTCCTTGGCCAACCACGCCGACTTCGCGCCGGCGAGCGTCGGCAGCGTCGAGCGCTGCCTGACCTACGGCGGCCAGGTCTCGCCGCACGCCATCGACGCGTGGGCGGCGGCTGCCCCGGGCGCGATCTGGGGCACCTACTGGGGGCAGTCGGAGCTGACCCAGCTCGGGTCGGTCGGCTGGTTCAAGCGGCTCGAGGACATCCCGGACCAGGACCCGACCTGGATCGGCAAGCCGGTCGGGCACCTCGAGGTGCGCGTGGTCGACCCGCTCGGCAACGACGCCGACAGCGGAGAGATGTGGTGCCGGACGCCCTCGGTCATGGCCGGCTACTTCCGCGACCCCGAGCGCACCGCGCAGGTGCTCGCCGACGGCTGGGTGCACACCGGCGACATCGTGCGGCGCGACGCCGAGGGCAACCTGTTCTTCCTCGACCGCAGCAAGGACATGATCAAGTCGGGCGGGCTCAACGTCTCCTCCCAGGAGGTCGAGCGCGCGCTGCAGGCCCACCCGGAGGTCGAGCGTGCCGCGGTCGTCGGCCTGCCCGACGCCTACTGGTCGGAGGTCGTCACCGCTTTCGTCGTGCTGCGGGCGGGCTCGACGACGACGGGCGAGGACCTCCAGCGGCACTGCCGTGGTGAGATGGCGTCGTACAAGGTGCCGAAGGCCGTGCACGTCATGTCCGAGCTGCCGACCGACCCGCAGGGCAAGCTGCTCAAGCGGGAGCTGCGGCGCACGCACGCGAGAGGGGCGCAGTAG
- a CDS encoding CaiB/BaiF CoA-transferase family protein has product MSAPLAGLRVVELAGLGPTPHACMVLADLGADVVQVRRAAQAGPDGVTDADAGLWRGRRVVEADLKDPADLALVRDLVDRADVLVEGFRPGTTERLGLGPEECRRRNPRLVYARMTGWGQDGPLARAAGHDINYLATTGLLGLMGPADGPPAPPLSLVADFGGGSMLLVAGVLAALLERATSGDGQVVDAAMVDGANLLGQLQWSWLAAGRSTGDRASDLLNGSAPCYTTYTCADGRYVAVGALEEPFWRTLLELLDLDPAVVGDRWDATQWPRQRALLGGRFVTRTRDEWASVVDGTDACVTAVLDLSEAPAHPHARARAAYVEVDGHLQAAPAPRFSRSAPRTPVPPSVVGGEQVLASWS; this is encoded by the coding sequence ATGAGCGCTCCCCTCGCCGGGCTCCGTGTCGTCGAGCTGGCCGGGCTCGGCCCCACCCCGCACGCGTGCATGGTGCTCGCCGACCTCGGCGCGGACGTCGTCCAGGTCCGCCGGGCCGCCCAGGCCGGTCCCGACGGCGTCACCGACGCCGACGCCGGGCTCTGGCGCGGCCGCCGCGTCGTGGAGGCCGACCTCAAGGACCCTGCCGACCTCGCGCTCGTCCGCGACCTCGTCGACCGTGCCGACGTGCTGGTCGAGGGCTTCCGCCCGGGCACCACCGAGCGGCTCGGCCTCGGCCCGGAGGAGTGCCGCCGGCGCAACCCGCGGCTGGTCTACGCCCGGATGACCGGGTGGGGGCAGGACGGCCCCCTGGCGCGGGCGGCCGGGCACGACATCAACTACCTGGCGACGACCGGGCTGCTGGGGTTGATGGGGCCTGCCGACGGACCCCCCGCGCCGCCGCTCAGCCTGGTCGCGGACTTCGGCGGCGGGTCGATGCTGCTCGTCGCCGGTGTGCTGGCCGCGCTGCTGGAGCGCGCCACCTCCGGAGATGGCCAGGTGGTCGACGCCGCCATGGTCGACGGGGCCAACCTGCTCGGCCAGCTGCAGTGGTCCTGGCTCGCCGCCGGGCGCAGCACGGGGGACCGCGCGAGCGACCTGCTCAACGGCAGTGCGCCGTGCTACACGACCTACACCTGCGCGGACGGGCGGTACGTCGCCGTCGGTGCGCTCGAGGAGCCGTTCTGGCGCACGTTGCTGGAGTTGCTCGACCTGGACCCGGCCGTGGTCGGCGACCGCTGGGACGCCACGCAGTGGCCGCGGCAGCGCGCCCTGCTCGGCGGTCGGTTCGTGACCCGCACCCGCGACGAGTGGGCCTCGGTCGTCGACGGGACCGACGCCTGCGTCACGGCGGTCCTCGACCTCTCCGAGGCTCCGGCGCATCCGCACGCCCGCGCTCGTGCGGCGTACGTCGAGGTCGACGGGCACCTGCAGGCCGCGCCGGCCCCACGGTTCTCCCGGAGTGCGCCGCGGACCCCCGTACCGCCGTCGGTCGTCGGTGGCGAGCAGGTCCTCGCCTCCTGGTCCTGA
- a CDS encoding GNAT family N-acetyltransferase, with the protein MTAPVPPQLPELLVSERLRLPLWTAAEVADIRAGRRRAEWHPDFPRRDDADAATIWAEGDTWGPRSVVRGRTVLGSIGFYGPPGGEPPEAEVGYGLVEEAHGYGFATEALRTVLAATDAVGVLVRAAVAPGNRSGIRVLAKAGFTGLRGSDEDGNLVMARPLP; encoded by the coding sequence GTGACCGCGCCGGTGCCGCCCCAGCTGCCGGAGCTGCTCGTCTCCGAGCGCCTCCGCCTGCCGCTGTGGACCGCGGCCGAGGTGGCCGACATCCGCGCGGGGCGGCGGCGAGCGGAGTGGCACCCGGACTTCCCGCGGCGCGACGACGCCGACGCCGCGACCATCTGGGCCGAGGGCGACACCTGGGGCCCGCGCTCGGTGGTCCGCGGGCGCACCGTCCTGGGCTCGATCGGCTTCTACGGGCCGCCGGGCGGCGAGCCGCCCGAGGCCGAGGTCGGCTACGGCCTGGTCGAGGAGGCGCACGGCTACGGCTTCGCCACCGAGGCGCTGCGGACCGTCCTGGCCGCCACGGACGCCGTCGGCGTGCTCGTCCGCGCCGCCGTCGCGCCGGGCAACCGGTCCGGCATCCGGGTGCTGGCCAAGGCCGGCTTCACCGGGCTCCGCGGCTCCGACGAGGACGGCAACCTCGTGATGGCGAGGCCGCTGCCGTGA
- a CDS encoding HAD family hydrolase, protein MSAPSPAPGTEGWQPKVVALDIDGTLLKWVEGGGTTHEEIAPAVYDAVRRVREAGGHVVLASGRSPHGMTTIADLLDLHPGEHTDDDALWVVASNGAVVFRYPPLEVVHEETFDAGPAVKAVLERHPKALVAVEERGVGYRVTSHFPEGELSGDMIVTELEELVAGPVSRVIIRDPEATADEFVALAEELGLHGTNYIVGWTAWLDIAPIGVSKASGLAHVCAELGCTAADVLAIGDGRNDIEMLQWAGRGVAMGQAIEVVREAADAVTGEVYEDGAAKEISRWFPER, encoded by the coding sequence GTGAGCGCGCCCTCCCCGGCGCCGGGCACCGAGGGGTGGCAGCCGAAGGTCGTCGCGCTCGACATCGACGGCACGCTGCTCAAGTGGGTCGAGGGCGGCGGGACCACCCACGAGGAGATCGCGCCGGCGGTGTACGACGCCGTGCGGCGCGTCCGCGAGGCCGGTGGCCACGTGGTGCTCGCCTCGGGGCGCTCGCCCCACGGCATGACCACGATCGCCGACCTGCTGGACCTGCACCCCGGCGAGCACACCGACGACGACGCCCTGTGGGTCGTCGCGTCCAACGGCGCGGTGGTCTTCCGCTACCCGCCGCTCGAGGTGGTCCACGAGGAGACTTTCGACGCCGGCCCGGCGGTCAAGGCGGTGCTCGAGCGGCACCCGAAGGCCCTGGTGGCGGTCGAGGAGCGCGGCGTCGGCTACCGGGTGACCTCCCACTTCCCCGAGGGGGAGCTCTCCGGCGACATGATCGTCACCGAGCTCGAGGAGCTCGTGGCCGGACCGGTCAGCCGCGTCATCATCCGCGACCCCGAGGCGACCGCCGACGAGTTCGTCGCGCTCGCCGAGGAGCTCGGCCTGCACGGCACCAACTACATCGTCGGCTGGACCGCCTGGCTCGACATCGCCCCGATCGGGGTGTCCAAGGCCTCCGGCCTGGCGCACGTGTGCGCCGAGCTCGGCTGCACCGCCGCGGACGTCCTGGCGATCGGCGACGGCCGCAACGACATCGAGATGCTGCAGTGGGCCGGCCGCGGGGTCGCGATGGGCCAGGCCATCGAGGTCGTCCGGGAGGCGGCGGACGCCGTCACCGGCGAGGTCTACGAGGACGGCGCGGCGAAGGAGATCTCCCGCTGGTTCCCGGAGCGCTGA
- a CDS encoding NAD(P)H-quinone oxidoreductase, protein MRAVIADGAGGPEVLSVQEVPDVEPGPGEVAVTVAATAVNRADLLQRQGFYPPPKGASDVIGLECSGTVAAVGEGVEGWSVGDEVCALLAGGGYASRVVVPAGQLMPVPDGLDLVTAAAVPEVACTVWSNLFMVAGLRPDENLLVHGGAGGIGTFAIQLAAATGARVLTTSGTPEKLAYCRELGADVAINYRDEDFVAAVREATDGVGADVVLDNMGAKYLGRNVDVLAPEGRLVIIGMQGGTKGELDIAKLLGKRGAVIATSLRGRPVAGKSAICASVVEHVWPLLADGSVTPVVHGSMPLEDVVRAHELMESGEHTGKIVLTL, encoded by the coding sequence ATGCGAGCCGTGATCGCCGACGGGGCCGGTGGGCCGGAGGTCCTCAGCGTGCAGGAGGTGCCGGACGTCGAGCCGGGGCCCGGCGAGGTGGCCGTCACCGTCGCCGCGACGGCGGTCAACCGCGCCGACCTGCTCCAGCGGCAGGGGTTCTACCCGCCGCCGAAGGGCGCCTCGGACGTGATCGGCCTGGAGTGCAGCGGCACGGTCGCCGCCGTCGGCGAGGGCGTGGAGGGCTGGTCGGTCGGGGACGAGGTGTGCGCGCTGCTGGCCGGCGGCGGCTACGCCTCCCGGGTCGTCGTGCCGGCCGGGCAGCTGATGCCGGTCCCCGACGGGCTCGACCTGGTGACCGCCGCCGCGGTGCCCGAAGTGGCCTGCACCGTGTGGTCGAACCTGTTCATGGTGGCCGGCCTGCGTCCCGACGAGAACCTGCTCGTGCACGGCGGCGCCGGGGGCATCGGCACCTTCGCGATCCAGCTCGCCGCGGCGACCGGCGCCCGCGTGCTGACGACGAGCGGGACGCCGGAGAAGCTGGCGTACTGCCGCGAGCTGGGCGCCGACGTGGCGATCAACTACCGCGACGAGGACTTCGTGGCGGCCGTGCGCGAGGCGACCGACGGCGTGGGCGCGGACGTCGTGCTGGACAACATGGGCGCGAAGTACCTCGGCCGCAACGTCGACGTGCTCGCCCCCGAGGGCCGGCTCGTCATCATCGGCATGCAGGGCGGCACCAAGGGCGAGCTGGACATCGCGAAGCTGCTGGGCAAGCGCGGCGCGGTCATCGCCACCTCCCTGCGCGGGCGGCCGGTGGCGGGCAAGTCCGCGATCTGCGCGTCCGTGGTCGAGCACGTGTGGCCGCTGCTCGCCGACGGCTCGGTCACCCCCGTCGTGCACGGGTCGATGCCGCTGGAGGACGTCGTCCGTGCCCACGAGCTGATGGAGTCCGGCGAGCACACCGGCAAGATCGTGCTCACCCTCTGA
- a CDS encoding nitroreductase family protein encodes MELSEAMRSTGTCRYYTEEQVPDEVLHRAFDDARFGPQGGNRQPVRWIVVQDEAKKKALADLYLPYWEGYYAAIVEGTKAVGAVPKTVQSANHFAHHLAEVPTLLVVCAELDGLHPTDHELGRLSVVGGASIYPTVQNLTLALRQEGVASAITTLLCAEEPKVKELLGIPEGFITAALVAVGYPAKGFPKKLTRTPVEEIAFRDDFSTPMFA; translated from the coding sequence GCGATGCGGTCCACCGGGACCTGCCGGTACTACACCGAGGAGCAGGTGCCGGACGAGGTGCTCCACCGTGCCTTCGACGACGCGCGCTTCGGTCCGCAGGGGGGCAACCGCCAGCCGGTCCGGTGGATCGTCGTCCAGGACGAGGCCAAGAAGAAGGCCCTGGCCGACCTCTACCTCCCCTACTGGGAGGGCTACTACGCCGCGATCGTGGAGGGCACCAAGGCGGTCGGCGCCGTCCCGAAGACCGTGCAGAGCGCCAACCACTTCGCCCACCACCTCGCCGAGGTCCCCACGTTGCTCGTCGTCTGCGCCGAGCTGGACGGACTGCACCCCACCGACCACGAGCTGGGCCGCCTGAGCGTCGTGGGCGGAGCCTCGATCTACCCCACGGTGCAGAACCTCACCCTCGCCCTGCGCCAGGAGGGCGTCGCGTCGGCGATCACGACCCTGCTGTGCGCGGAGGAGCCGAAGGTCAAGGAGCTGCTCGGCATCCCCGAGGGCTTCATCACCGCCGCGCTGGTGGCGGTCGGCTACCCGGCCAAGGGCTTCCCGAAGAAGCTGACGCGCACCCCCGTCGAGGAGATCGCGTTCCGCGACGACTTCTCGACCCCGATGTTCGCCTGA
- a CDS encoding TetR/AcrR family transcriptional regulator: MPAVRPSTLDRREGIVVAAAACFAEQGYHAVGMREIAQAVGIKGASLYNHFGSKEEILHAIALRMTRDWDERHLPVLETEGTPDQRLAALVRAHVLSLAEHRVEHLVSLRELSALTPEHRAEVADYRRYYQRRVRDVIAAGARSGVLDVEDATRAAIAVLDMLNGIVWWLRDDHDVEVLAEAYVGFAVDGVLRRRAGAAPEGDSA, encoded by the coding sequence GTGCCGGCCGTCCGACCGTCCACCCTGGACCGCCGGGAGGGGATCGTCGTCGCCGCGGCGGCCTGCTTCGCCGAGCAGGGCTACCACGCCGTGGGGATGCGCGAGATCGCCCAGGCCGTCGGCATCAAGGGCGCGAGCCTCTACAACCACTTCGGCTCGAAGGAGGAGATCCTCCACGCCATCGCGCTGCGGATGACGCGCGACTGGGACGAACGGCACCTGCCGGTCCTGGAGACCGAGGGGACCCCTGACCAGCGGCTGGCCGCGCTGGTCAGGGCCCACGTGCTGAGCCTCGCCGAGCACCGCGTCGAGCACCTGGTGAGCCTGCGTGAGCTCTCCGCCCTGACGCCCGAGCACCGCGCCGAGGTCGCCGACTACCGCCGCTACTACCAGCGACGGGTCCGCGACGTCATCGCCGCCGGGGCCCGCAGCGGCGTCCTGGACGTCGAGGACGCGACCCGGGCCGCGATCGCGGTGCTGGACATGCTCAACGGCATCGTGTGGTGGCTGCGGGACGACCACGACGTCGAGGTGCTCGCCGAGGCGTACGTCGGGTTCGCCGTCGACGGCGTGCTGCGCCGTCGGGCCGGGGCGGCACCTGAGGGCGACAGCGCATGA